One Brassica oleracea var. oleracea cultivar TO1000 chromosome C7, BOL, whole genome shotgun sequence genomic window carries:
- the LOC106304859 gene encoding protein TRANSPARENT TESTA 16 isoform X2, with translation MNTEEEEGVNKRKRGEMGRGKIEIKRIENRTSRQVTFSKRRSGLIKKTHELSVLCDAHIGLIVFSATGKLTEYCSDPSKMPQLIERYLQTNGLRLPDPNDGQEELYQEIEVLRRETCKLELRLRPYHGHDLASIPPHELDALEQQLEHSVLKVRERKQQLENLSRKRRMLEDDNKNMYRWLHEHRTAMEFQQAGIETKPGEYQQFLEQVQYYNDHHQQQQQQPNSVLQLATLPSEIDPNYHLQLAQPNLQNDN, from the exons ATGAATACT GAGGAAGAGGAAGGAGTGAATAAGAGGAAGAGAGGAGAGATGGGAAGAGGGAAGATCGAGATAAAGAGGATAGAGAATCGGACATCAAGACAAGTGACCTTCTCCAAGAGAAGAAGTGGTCTTATCAAGAAGACTCATGAGCTCTCTGTTCTCTGCGATGCTCACATCGGTCTCATCGTCTTCTCCGCAACCGGAAAGCTCACCGAGTACTGCTCCGACCCTTCCAA GATGCCTCAGCTCATTGAGAGATACCTGCAGACCAACGGATTGCGACTTCCTGACCCTAATGACGGCCAG GAGGAACTGTACCAGGAGATCGAAGTACTAAGAAGAGAGACATGTAAGCTTGAGCTCCGTCTGCGTCCATACCATGGACATGACTTAGCCTCCATTCCTCCACACGAGCTCGATGCACTAGAGCAGCAGCTCGAGCATTCTGTCCTTAAAGTCCGCGAGCGTAAG CAACAGTTGGAGAATCTAAGCAGAAAG AGGCGGATGCTAGAAGACGATAACAAAAATATGTACCGTTGG CTTCATGAGCACCGTACCGCGATGGAGTTTCAGCAAGCTGGGATAGAGACCAAACCAGGGGAGTATCAACAGTTTCTAGAGCAGGTTCAGTACTATAACGATCATCATCAGCAGCAGCAACAACAACCAAACAGTGTTCTTCAGCTTGCTACGCTTCCTTCGGAGATTGATCCTAATTACCATCTCCAGCTTGCTCAGCCTAATCTTCAAAACGATAATTAA
- the LOC106304660 gene encoding sugar transport protein 11 — protein MGGGFFVTDSSHREEYEEGGVTSFVVIACIVAAMGGLLFGYDIGISGGVTSMEEFLTRFFPDMLRQMQNETGRETEYCKYDNELLTLFTSSLYLAALFASFLASSITRLFGRKVSMTLGGLAFLSGALLNGFAISLEMLIIGRLLLGVGVGFVNQAVPLYLSEMAPAKIRGALNMAFQLAITMGILAANIVNYITPNLKNGVGWRLSLGLAAVPASVLLVGSFFLPETPNSILERGNKEEAKRMLQKIRGTMEVEHEFMDLCAACESAKSVQHPWTNIAQTKYRPQLVFCTFIPFFQQLTGINVIMFYAPVLFRTIGFGNDASLISAVITGLVNVLSTLVSIYSVDKFGRRGLFLAGGIQMIVTQVAVGSIIGWKFGVNGEGSLSPVDTQILLGLICLYVAGFAWSWGPLGWLVPSEICPLEIRSAGQSLNVSVNMFFTFLIGQFFVTMLCHMKFGLFYFFAVLVLIMTIFIHFLLPETKGVPIEEMARVWKDHSFWGKYARVVDGGDTDDGDDVYVFSVKA, from the exons ATGGGAGGAGGATTTTTTGTAACCGATAGTAGCCATAGAGAAGAATATGAAGAAGGCGGTGTGACCTCTTTTGTCGTAATTGCCTGCATTGTGGCTGCAATGGGCGGTCTCCTCTTCGGTTACGATATCGGTATCTCAG GAGGAGTGACATCAATGGAGGAGTTTCTAACGAGATTCTTCCCAGACATGCTACGTCAAATGCAAAACGAAACAGGACGCGAAACAGAATACTGCAAATACGACAACGAGCTTCTAACTCTCTTCACCTCATCTCTCTACCTCGCTGCTCTATTCGCTTCATTCCTCGCTTCATCCATCACAAGGCTCTTTGGTCGTAAAGTCTCGATGACACTCGGAGGCCTCGCGTTTCTCTCCGGAGCTCTTCTCAACGGTTTCGCTATCAGCCTCGAGATGCTCATCATCGGGAGGCTGCTTCTTGGCGTTGGCGTCGGTTTCGTCAACCAAGCTGTTCCTCTCTACCTCTCTGAGATGGCTCCTGCCAAGATCAGAGGAGCTCTCAACATGGCTTTCCAGTTAGCAATCACGATGGGGATCTTAGCCGCCAACATCGTCAACTACATAACCCCTAACCTCAAGAACGGTGTGGGATGGAGATTATCTCTAGGCCTAGCCGCGGTTCCTGCCTCTGTTTTGCTCGTGGGATCGTTTTTCTTGCCGGAGACGCCGAACTCGATCCTCGAACGTGGGAACAAAGAAGAGGCTAAGAGGATGCTTCAGAAGATCAGAGGAACCATGGAGGTTGAGCATGAGTTTATGGATCTCTGCGCGGCGTGTGAGTCTGCCAAAAGCGTTCAGCATCCGTGGACGAATATAGCGCAAACTAAGTATCGACCGCAGCTTGTGTTCTGCACGTTCATCCCGTTCTTCCAGCAGCTGACCGGGATCAATGTCATCATGTTCTATGCACCTGTCTTGTTTAGGACCATTGGTTTTGGGAACGACGCCTCTCTTATCTCCGCGGTGATTACCGGTCTTGTCAATGTCCTTTCCACCCTCGTCTCCATCTACTCTGTCGACAAATTTGGACGCCGAGGTCTGTTTCTTGCTGGTGGTATCCAGATGATAGTGACTCAG GTCGCAGTTGGTTCGATTATTGGTTGGAAATTCGGAGTAAACGGGGAAGGGTCATTGTCGCCAGTCGATACACAGATACTCTTGGGGTTGATTTGTCTCTACGTGGCGGGTTTTGCATGGTCGTGGGGACCGCTGGGATGGTTAGTGCCGAGTGAGATATGTCCATTGGAAATCAGATCGGCGGGACAATCGTTGAACGTGTCCGTGAACATGTTCTTCACTTTCCTCATTGGACAGTTCTTCGTGACGATGCTTTGCCACATGAAGTTTGGTCTGTTCTACTTCTTCGCCGTTTTGGTCTTGATCATGACGATTTTCATTCACTTCTTGTTGCCAGAGACGAAAGGAGTTCCTATTGAGGAGATGGCGAGAGTGTGGAAGGATCATAGTTTCTGGGGCAAGTATGCTCGTGTTGTTGATGGTGGTGATACTGATGATGGCGATGATGTTTATGTTTTTAGTGTAAAAGCTTAA
- the LOC106304859 gene encoding protein TRANSPARENT TESTA 16 isoform X1 → MNTEEEEGVNKRKRGEMGRGKIEIKRIENRTSRQVTFSKRRSGLIKKTHELSVLCDAHIGLIVFSATGKLTEYCSDPSKMPQLIERYLQTNGLRLPDPNDGQEELYQEIEVLRRETCKLELRLRPYHGHDLASIPPHELDALEQQLEHSVLKVRERKNELLQQQLENLSRKRRMLEDDNKNMYRWLHEHRTAMEFQQAGIETKPGEYQQFLEQVQYYNDHHQQQQQQPNSVLQLATLPSEIDPNYHLQLAQPNLQNDN, encoded by the exons ATGAATACT GAGGAAGAGGAAGGAGTGAATAAGAGGAAGAGAGGAGAGATGGGAAGAGGGAAGATCGAGATAAAGAGGATAGAGAATCGGACATCAAGACAAGTGACCTTCTCCAAGAGAAGAAGTGGTCTTATCAAGAAGACTCATGAGCTCTCTGTTCTCTGCGATGCTCACATCGGTCTCATCGTCTTCTCCGCAACCGGAAAGCTCACCGAGTACTGCTCCGACCCTTCCAA GATGCCTCAGCTCATTGAGAGATACCTGCAGACCAACGGATTGCGACTTCCTGACCCTAATGACGGCCAG GAGGAACTGTACCAGGAGATCGAAGTACTAAGAAGAGAGACATGTAAGCTTGAGCTCCGTCTGCGTCCATACCATGGACATGACTTAGCCTCCATTCCTCCACACGAGCTCGATGCACTAGAGCAGCAGCTCGAGCATTCTGTCCTTAAAGTCCGCGAGCGTAAG AATGAGTTGCTGCAGCAACAGTTGGAGAATCTAAGCAGAAAG AGGCGGATGCTAGAAGACGATAACAAAAATATGTACCGTTGG CTTCATGAGCACCGTACCGCGATGGAGTTTCAGCAAGCTGGGATAGAGACCAAACCAGGGGAGTATCAACAGTTTCTAGAGCAGGTTCAGTACTATAACGATCATCATCAGCAGCAGCAACAACAACCAAACAGTGTTCTTCAGCTTGCTACGCTTCCTTCGGAGATTGATCCTAATTACCATCTCCAGCTTGCTCAGCCTAATCTTCAAAACGATAATTAA
- the LOC106304859 gene encoding protein TRANSPARENT TESTA 16 isoform X3 → MGRGKIEIKRIENRTSRQVTFSKRRSGLIKKTHELSVLCDAHIGLIVFSATGKLTEYCSDPSKMPQLIERYLQTNGLRLPDPNDGQEELYQEIEVLRRETCKLELRLRPYHGHDLASIPPHELDALEQQLEHSVLKVRERKNELLQQQLENLSRKRRMLEDDNKNMYRWLHEHRTAMEFQQAGIETKPGEYQQFLEQVQYYNDHHQQQQQQPNSVLQLATLPSEIDPNYHLQLAQPNLQNDN, encoded by the exons ATGGGAAGAGGGAAGATCGAGATAAAGAGGATAGAGAATCGGACATCAAGACAAGTGACCTTCTCCAAGAGAAGAAGTGGTCTTATCAAGAAGACTCATGAGCTCTCTGTTCTCTGCGATGCTCACATCGGTCTCATCGTCTTCTCCGCAACCGGAAAGCTCACCGAGTACTGCTCCGACCCTTCCAA GATGCCTCAGCTCATTGAGAGATACCTGCAGACCAACGGATTGCGACTTCCTGACCCTAATGACGGCCAG GAGGAACTGTACCAGGAGATCGAAGTACTAAGAAGAGAGACATGTAAGCTTGAGCTCCGTCTGCGTCCATACCATGGACATGACTTAGCCTCCATTCCTCCACACGAGCTCGATGCACTAGAGCAGCAGCTCGAGCATTCTGTCCTTAAAGTCCGCGAGCGTAAG AATGAGTTGCTGCAGCAACAGTTGGAGAATCTAAGCAGAAAG AGGCGGATGCTAGAAGACGATAACAAAAATATGTACCGTTGG CTTCATGAGCACCGTACCGCGATGGAGTTTCAGCAAGCTGGGATAGAGACCAAACCAGGGGAGTATCAACAGTTTCTAGAGCAGGTTCAGTACTATAACGATCATCATCAGCAGCAGCAACAACAACCAAACAGTGTTCTTCAGCTTGCTACGCTTCCTTCGGAGATTGATCCTAATTACCATCTCCAGCTTGCTCAGCCTAATCTTCAAAACGATAATTAA